From Paraflavitalea devenefica, the proteins below share one genomic window:
- a CDS encoding nucleotidyl transferase AbiEii/AbiGii toxin family protein, whose protein sequence is MAADFLHNHPEFEDLLLILESQTGILANLIEKDYWIMHVLHGLKRQGYEFELKGGTSLSKGFRIIERFSEDIDIHIKPSAHFSINENPNNNKEKNVAARKAFYDWLVTDIKIDGIVSVQRDHVYDDPNFRSGGIRLLYDSKTSILQGVKEGILLEVGFDTVTPNQSVAISSWAFDRAQETSGLEIIDNRAADTICYNPEYTLVEKLQTIATKFRREQETGVESKNYMRQYYDVYSLLGNERVQSFIGTEEYKAHKEKRFPAIDFNIPIAGNEAFLLSEPALRKRFDDRYKATAALYYNGQPDFAVILERIEEYLDRL, encoded by the coding sequence ATGGCCGCAGATTTCCTCCATAACCACCCGGAATTTGAAGATCTGTTACTGATTCTGGAAAGCCAAACCGGTATTCTTGCCAATCTGATTGAAAAGGATTATTGGATTATGCATGTATTGCACGGGCTTAAACGGCAAGGTTATGAGTTTGAATTGAAAGGCGGCACTTCTTTGTCGAAAGGTTTCAGGATCATTGAACGCTTCTCTGAAGATATTGATATACATATCAAGCCGTCTGCTCACTTCAGCATTAATGAAAATCCCAATAATAATAAGGAAAAGAATGTAGCAGCGAGAAAGGCCTTTTATGACTGGCTGGTCACTGATATTAAGATCGATGGTATTGTGTCTGTTCAGCGCGATCATGTTTATGACGATCCTAATTTCAGAAGCGGAGGCATCCGGTTGCTATATGATAGCAAAACGTCCATCTTGCAAGGTGTAAAGGAAGGTATCTTGCTGGAGGTAGGTTTTGATACAGTGACCCCCAATCAATCAGTTGCCATCAGTTCCTGGGCCTTTGATCGTGCGCAGGAAACATCAGGCCTTGAAATTATTGACAATCGGGCTGCTGATACCATTTGTTATAATCCGGAGTATACTCTTGTCGAGAAATTGCAGACGATTGCGACGAAGTTTCGCAGGGAGCAGGAGACTGGCGTAGAGAGTAAAAATTACATGCGGCAATATTACGACGTGTATAGCCTGTTGGGTAACGAAAGAGTTCAGTCATTTATAGGAACTGAAGAATACAAAGCACATAAAGAAAAAAGATTTCCGGCCATTGATTTTAACATCCCTATTGCTGGTAATGAGGCTTTCTTACTTTCAGAGCCCGCACTGAGAAAGCGATTTGATGATCGATATAAAGCTACGGCTGCACTGTATTACAATGGTCAACCAGACTTCGCAGTGATACTGGAAAGGATAGAAGAATACCTGGACAGGCTTTAA
- a CDS encoding AbiJ-NTD4 domain-containing protein yields the protein MKSTLRTTSSAIKPASPAEFINQDLRIHLWMILSDHFFIKFNNGWSLTETEQMVHYIQTECCAGIGKAPTVSDKADPNDFLNRLESWFFEAECSKVLDFIEFILPVIQQKDDRFDEVILFCNYAMETEEAGYHIINNKVVRVLTDRELQEIQQAVQGIAQDPVSKHFSKAIELLGNRKASSYREAVLEAIAAVDYVMELFPMYRVNGEALLPIISNPNGLVSIKHALTEGHMAVSFDKARYWLVACAAAINLLKEKVG from the coding sequence ATGAAATCAACTCTACGCACAACATCCTCCGCCATAAAACCTGCTTCCCCGGCTGAATTCATCAACCAGGACCTCAGGATCCATCTCTGGATGATATTATCAGATCACTTCTTTATAAAATTCAACAACGGATGGTCTTTAACCGAAACGGAGCAAATGGTACATTATATCCAAACGGAATGCTGCGCCGGCATCGGCAAAGCTCCAACAGTAAGTGATAAGGCTGATCCAAATGACTTCCTCAATAGACTCGAAAGCTGGTTCTTTGAAGCGGAGTGTTCTAAAGTGTTAGACTTTATAGAATTTATCCTGCCGGTTATACAGCAGAAAGACGATCGTTTCGATGAAGTGATCCTATTCTGCAACTATGCGATGGAAACAGAGGAGGCCGGCTATCATATCATAAATAATAAAGTGGTCCGGGTATTAACGGACAGGGAGTTGCAGGAAATTCAACAGGCCGTACAGGGAATAGCGCAGGATCCTGTGAGTAAACATTTTTCAAAGGCGATCGAACTACTGGGCAACAGGAAAGCGTCCAGCTACCGGGAAGCAGTACTGGAAGCCATAGCTGCTGTTGATTACGTCATGGAACTGTTTCCGATGTATAGGGTCAATGGGGAAGCCTTATTGCCGATCATCTCCAATCCCAATGGCCTGGTCAGCATCAAACATGCATTGACAGAAGGACACATGGCTGTTTCTTTCGACAAAGCCAGGTATTGGTTAGTGGCCTGCGCGGCTGCCATCAACCTGCTGAAAGAAAAAGTAGGTTAA